One Rhizoctonia solani chromosome 3, complete sequence genomic region harbors:
- a CDS encoding pyridoxine biosynthesis protein, whose protein sequence is MSAPAPSLPTTNGIPASGATAAPTTTAPAATGGATGAPIPRSAQNTDGGSSVGTFQVKSGLAQMLKGGVIMDVVNAEQARIAEEAGACAVMALERVPADIRREGGVARMSDPKMIKEIMDAVTIPVMAKVRIGHFVEAQILQAIGIDYIDESEVLTPADEQHHINKHSFRIPFVCGATSLGEALRRISEGAAMIRTKGEAGTGNVVEAVRHARAVNAEIRKAAGMTDEELYSYAKEIQAPFHLLKETARLKRLPVVSFAAGGVATPADAAMMMQLGCDGGNLCRIWDLLDPSKRARAIVQAVTHYNNPKVLAEVSENLGEAMVGLTIDKDLKGGRMAVRGW, encoded by the exons ATGTCTGCTCCTGCGCCATCTCTGCCTACTACCAATGGAATCCCAGCCTCAGGGGCGACTGCTGCACCCACGACAACGGCCCCAGCGGCTACAGGGGGCGCTACCGGTGCTCCTATACCACGCTCCGCTCAGAACACGGATGGGGGCAGCAGCGTAGGCACTTTCCAGGTCAAGTCTGGTCTGGCTCAAATGCTCAAG GGAGGTGTGATTATGGATGTCGTCAATGCGGAGCAGGCACGCATCGCTGAAGAGGCCGGTGCTTGCGCTGTAATGGCTTTGGAGCGTGTTCCAGCTGATATCCGTAGGGAAGGGGGAGTCGCACGTATG AGCGATCCCAAAATGATCAAAGAGATCATGGACGCCGTGACTATTCCGGTGATGGCCAAGGTTCGTATTGGCCACTTTGTCGAGGCTCAG ATCCTTCAGGCGATCGGGATCGACTACATCGACGAGTCTGAGGTCCTGACCCCTGCTGACGAACAACACCACATTAACAAGCATTCGTTCAGGATTCCCTTCGTCTGTGGAGCTACATCGCTCG GCGAGGCGCTCCGACGCATCTCCGAGGGTGCAGCAATGATCCGCACCAAGGGCGAAGCCGGAACCGGAAATGTTGTCGAGGCCGTCCGTCACGCACGCGCAGTCAATGCCGAAATTCGCAAGGCTGCTGGTATGACTGACGAAGAACTCTATTCTTACGCTAAGGA GATCCAGGCACCCTTCCATCTTCTCAAGGAGACTGCTCGCCTGAAGCGTCTACCGGTTGTTAGCTTCGCAGCCGGAGGTGTCGCTACCCCTGCTGACGCTGCGATGATGATGCAGCTTGGGTGCGATGGAGGCAA TCTTTGTCGGATCTGGGATCTTCTTG ACCCATCTAAACGTGCTCGTGCAATTGTTCAGGCCGTTACACACTACAACAACCCGAAAGTTTTGGCAGAGGTCTCGGAGAACCTTGGAGAGGCCATGGTCGGCTTGACTAT TGACAAAGATCTCAAAGGTGGACGCATGGCTGTAAGGGGGTGGTAA
- a CDS encoding RTA1-like protein, protein MSFLCGCYSELEHGAKIYNGSWVQWFLVISSCTRTSHNATNPTDAILAATRPEQGDGNPFNYTPTGWICILFIVLFSLTTVFHIIQAFRLKVWYMLPTLALCGLAEIIGWGGRFWGHKNPYNRNPFLIQICTTIMAPSFMTAAMFLILPRIVGELGQHYSRMSPRLYPIIFLTADVGALVLQAVGGGVASSAITLDGANRGGNIMLSGIVIQLAAVALFDLLSIEFVVRYTFGRPTRMLPEKHEKKRQIPERVGLMLVGLAIASVFILVRSIYRTIELTDGWNGRVISTEKWFNWFDGGAIVVAMVTFNVFHPGLLIKNYGNNLLNLNQTPTNDSLDQKPSAQV, encoded by the exons ATGTCATTTCTGTGCGGGTGCTATAGTGAACTTGAACACGGAGCGAAGATATATAATGGGTCATGGGTACAGTGGTTTCTCGTTATCTCCTCCTGCACACGCACTTCACATAATGCCACCAATCCAACGGACGCTATTCTTG CTGCCACCAGACCCGAACAAGGCGACGGGAATCCGTTTAATTATACACCCACCGGTTGGATATGTATTTTATTCATAGTGCTATTCTCTTTGACTACAG TATTCCACATTATACAGGCATTCCGACTTAAAGTCTGGTACATGCTCCCAACCCTAGCTTTATGCGGTCTAGCCGAAATCATCGGCTGGGGCGGTCGCTTTTGGGGACACAAGAACCCGTATAATAGAAACCCATTCTTGATTCA AATATGCACAACAATTATGGCACCTTCATTTATGACAGCTGCCATGTTCCTAATCTTGCCTAGAATCGTCGGCGAGCTCGGTCAGCACTATAGTCGGATGTCTCCGCGACTTT ATCCAATCATATTCTTGACCGCAGATGTGGGTGCGCTTGTATTGCAGGCAGTTGGTGGCGGCGTTGCGTCATCTGCAATCACCTTGGATGGTGCGAACAGGGGCGGCAACATTATGCTTTCCGGGATTGTTATTCAATTAG CTGCAGTAGCATTGTTCGACTTGCTTTCTATCGAATTTGTTGTTCGGTACACATTCGGTCGCCCAACCCGGATGCTTCCCGAAAAACACGAGAAGAAACGACAAATCCCGGAAAGGGTCGGGTTGATGCTTGTGGGCCTTGCTATCGCCAGTGTGTTTATTTTAGTTCGCAGTATCTATCGAACTATCGAACTAACTGACGGATG GAATGGGCGTGTTATTTCAACGGAAAAATGGTTCAATTGGTTTGATGGTGGTGCTATTGTGGTAGCAATGGTG ACTTTCAACGTGTTCCATCCCGGGCTTCTCATCAAGAACTATGGGAATAACTTATTAAACTTGAACCAAACCCCAACAAATGACTCTTTGGATCAAAAGCCGTCTGCTCAAGTATGA
- a CDS encoding glyoxal oxidase produces the protein MRQPRSLTHSLATSAIIYNALFNAAPTFAQEAGSIVQVGDTLVSAMMMLLGNEEKVYMMDKVEGNAQIINGHPAWGAEWDIATNKATPMDMNSNVFCASGMHFPNGSFATFGGNGAIGPGGNDYDGTKAIRILDPCTTGNCAWFDNANVLAMQRKRWYSTAEPLADGSIILIGGFVNGGYINRNTPNIDPAYEGGAAEPTYEYWPSRYSKIFAQANYSTIMWDHDQNIETKLPDMPGRVIRVYPASGAVAMKPLTPENNWTPDILFCGGSDMPEDAWGNYSYPNINTWDYPASTDCHSIIPEPTDNSAPTYVKDDDLPDPRTMGQFILLPDGTMLVINGAANGTAGYAQATGQTALYGDMPWGMSLASAPVFKPVIYDPTKPSGKRWSDKGLSESKIPRLYHSSAILLPDASVLVAGSNPNVDVNLTTAFPTEYRAEIFYPPYFANISSRPVPHNLPTKLGYGGDSFDIELGPESYAGNANDAAKATKVVLVRPGFTTHAMNMGQRYVQLNNTFTVSDTGNITLHVSQVYPNPNLLQPGPVLMFVVVHGLPSVGKMLTVGTGKIEAQPTAAIAEKSNNDFAPGMAAVSRGLSISATGRRAQGESRSWITVRPRRRALLFLSSSTTIVLERQQLECSIRAGAAYATASQVPLQAYDDSHGPQTHGQYGDHQYGHNGYQSGGGASYDNYGGSAQTQYDPYYNPDDRRCKRRTTVGPAPEEEEPRVPVSPTGSVTFGFLDHYSARPGGGAHPPPGLSNLRQQQ, from the exons ATGCGACAGCCTCGATCTCTAACACACTCTCTCGCAACGTCTGCTATAATCTACAATGCACTATTCAATGCCGCTCCGACATTCGCGCAGGAAGCGGGCTCCATTGTCCAAGTCGGCGACACTCTGGTTTCTGCAATGATG ATGTTACTCGGAAATGAGGAAAAAGTATACATGATG GATAAAGTGGAAGGAAACGCTCAAATAATAAACGGCCATCCAGCCTGGGGTGCTGAGTG GGACATTGCCACGAACAAGGCAACACCAATGGACATGAATTCCAATGTCTTTTGTGCGTCAGGAATGCACTTTCCCAATGGCTCTTTCGCGACCTTTGGTGGCAACGGAGCTATCGGACCTGGCGGAAAC GACTACGACGGCACCAAGGCGATTCGTATCCTGGACCCCTGCACAACTGGCAACTGTGCTTGGTTCGACAATGCCAACGTTCTTGCCATGCAGAGAAAGCGCTGGTACTCGACCGCTGAGCCTTTGGCGGATGGAAGCATTATTCTCATTGGTGGTTTCGTCAATGGAGGATACATCAATCGTAATACTCCGAACATTGATCCTGCGTACGAGGGTGGTGCTGCAGAGCCTACTTATGAGTATTGGCCAAGTCGATATA GCAAGATTTTTGCGCAGGCCAACTACTCTACCA TTATGTGGGACCATGACCAAAACATCGAGACCAAACTTCCCGACATGCCCGGCCGAGTTATCCGCGTGTATCCTGCTTCGGGGGCCGTCGCCATGAAGCCCCTCACTCCCGAAAACAATTGGACTCCTGACATCCTTTTCTGCGGAGGCTCAGACATGCCAGAAGATGCTTGGGGCAATTATTCTTATCCCAATATCAACACATGGGACTATCCCGCTTCTACCGATTGCCATTCGATTATTCCAGAACCTACCGATAACTCCGCTCCTACTTATGTCAAGGATGACGACCTTCCTGATCCTCGTACCATGGGTCAGTTCATCTTGCTCCCGGACGGAACTATGTTGGTTATCAACGGTGCCGCCAATGGTACTGCTGGTTACGCTCAAGCTACTGGTCAAACCGCTCTCTACGGCGACATGCCTTGGGGCATGAGTCTGGCATCCGCTCCCGTATTCAAGCCTGTAATCTACGACCCGACTAAGCCCTCTGGAAAGCGTTGGTCAGACAAAGGTCTCTCAGAATCCAAAATTCCTCGTCTTTACCACTCGTCTGCCATTCTGCTCCCCGATGCGTCCGTGTTGGTGGCAGGAAGCAACCCGAATGTTGATGTCAACCTTACTACGGCCTTCCCCACCGAGTACAGGGCCGAAATCTTCTACCCGCCTTATTTCGCCAATATTAGCTCTCGCCCTGTTCCACACAACTTGCCTACCAAGCTCGGATATGGCGGTGATTCCTTCGATATCGAGTTGGGCCCAGAGTCTTATGCCGGAAACGCCAACGACGCTGCCAAAGCCACTAAAGTCGTGCTTGTGCGCCCCGGATTTACGACCCACGCGATGAACATGGGCCAGCGATACGTCCAGCTGAATAATACCTTCACCGTCTCGGACACAGGCAACATTACCCTGCACGTCTCCCAAGTTTATCCCAACCCCAACCTTCTTCAACCTGGTCCTGTGCTGATGTTTGTGGTCGTTCATGGGCTGCCGAGCGTGGGCAAGATGCTGACCGTTGGAACCGGAAAAATTGAGGCTCAACCCACGGCGGCTATTGCTGAAAAGAGCAACAATGACTTTGCCCCTGGTATGGCTGCTGTCAGCCGAGGACTTAGTATTTCGGCGACTGGTCGACGTGCTCAAGGCGAAAGCCGTTCGTGGATCACCGTTCGTCCCAGGCGTCGAGCGCTTTTGTTCCTCTCCAGCAGTACAACAATA GTACTCGAACGGCAGCAACTCGAGTGCTCCATACGGGCTGGCGCGGCCTACGCTACAGCCTCTCAAGTGCCGCTGCAGGCATACGATGACTCCCATGGGCCGCAGACGCATGGCCAGTACGGCGATCACCAGTATGGCCACAATGGATACCAGTCAGGTGGGGGTGCAAGTTACGATAATTATGGTGGTTCGGCGCAAACTCAATATGATCCATACTACAACCCGGATGACCGGCG GTGCAAACGAAGGACGACGGTGGGACCCGCTcccgaagaggaagagccGCGTGTACCCGTGTCTCCGACTGGGAGCGTTACGTTCGGATTCCTAGACCACTACTCTGCTCGACCTGGCGGAGGGGCACACCCACCTCCAGGACTATCGAACTTGAGACAACAACAATAG